In Burkholderia pseudomultivorans, the DNA window GCCGACCGTCAGCAGCGTTTCCCAGCGCTCGGTATCGGGCATCGACGGGTCGGGATGGAAGCACACCACCGCCTGATCGCCGGCCGCGCCGCACATCGCCGCCGCACGCTCGCGCACATCGGCGCTCGTCATCCCGTTCACGACCTCGTTCAGGTGCGCGAAGCGCTCGCGCGTCGTCGAGCTGTCCGGCATGCATTCGCCGCCGCTCAGCGTGCGATCGAGGAAGTGGTTCGTATGCAGCAGCCAGCCGTCGGCGCGCGGCACCACGATGCCGATGCCTGCGGGACTCAGCTCGATGCTTGCGGCGCGCGGGTTCGCGTCGTGCCGCGTGAACACGGTCAGCACCGTCGACGCGCTCACGCGCGCGCTGCGCGCCAGCTCGATCGCCTCCTGCACCGTGGTCGCCTCCTCGAGCAGGCGGCGCGCGATCGCATGCACGGGCACGCCCGCGCTGTCGTTGTCGCTCGCGTGATGCAGGATGTTGAAGTGCAGCCCGAGGCCCGCGCCGTTCACGCCGAGCTTCGCGAGCATCCCGCACTCGGTGAACAGCTTGACGGTGCGGCCGTGCCGCGTCGCGAACTGCATCAGCAGCCCGTGCGGCGCGAGGCTGTCGTGCCAGTCCCAGGTCTGCAGCGTGCGCGGCGCCTGCGCGCCGGCCGGCGCGTGGACGGTGGTCGAGCACTCGCCTTCGGTCGATGCCGGCGCGGTCGCGAGAATCTCCGTGCGCGCGTTCAGGCACGCGAGCTGCCAGCGCGGTAGCTCGACGCCGTCCGCGATCGCCTGCACTTCGTCGGCGAGTTCCGGACACCACGCCTCGAGCGACGCGAGGCTTGCCTCGCCGATCTGCCGCGCGCGCATCGGATCGATGCCGAGCTTCGGAAAGAACGCGAGATAGAGCGCGACCGTCTGCCGGATCTGCGGCGCGAAACGCTCGCCGATCCGGCGGCCGCGCTCGCGCGGATCGGTGATGTCGGTCACGAAGGTATGCAGCTTCACGATGAAGTCTCCTGGTTCGGATGAGGGCCGGGCGCGGCTCGACCCGGAATGTCATGCGCGCGCGATCCGTCGTATCCTCATGCGGCCGGCACGCATCGCACGCAGAGGAACCAGCCTAACGGATGCGTCGCCGCCGGTCGCGCCCGGTTTTTGCATAACTTCTGTGCCTGTCAGGAATAGATTCAATGGACAAGATGACCGCGCTCACGATGTTCGTCGCGACGGCCGAACATGGCGGCTTCAGCCGCGCCGCCGAACAGCTCGGCAAGACGCCGTCGGCCGTGACGAAAGGCGTCACGCAGCTCGAGGCCGATCTCGGCGCGCGCCTGTTCGAGCGCACGACGCGACGCATGGCACTGACCGAAGCCGGCCATCTCTATCTCGATGCCGCGCGCCAGGCGCTGATGCAGCTGCAGCTCGCCGGCGAGGAAGTCGAGCAGTTGCAGCACGAGCTGCGCGGCAACCTGCGAATCGCGACGTCGCCCGCATTCGGTCCGGCCTTCTTCACGCAGGTGTGCTGCCGCTTCATGCGCGAGCATCCGCTCGTGCGCGTCGAAGTCGAGATGACCGAGACCGATCCGCTCGACGGCAGCTACGACCTGTCGCTGCGCGACGGGCCGACCGACTTGCCCGACGTGATCGCGCAGCCGCTGCTCGAAAACCGTCTCGTGCTGTGCGCGAGCCCCGCGTATCTCGCGCGCCGCGGCGGCGACGTGACGCTCGACAACTACCAGACGCACGACTGGCTGATCTTCCGTCACCCGCTGATCAACCGGCACTTCTGGTGGATCGGCCGCGACGGCGAACGCATCCGCGTGAAGCAGCCGACGCCGCGGCTGTC includes these proteins:
- a CDS encoding C45 family autoproteolytic acyltransferase/hydolase — translated: MKLHTFVTDITDPRERGRRIGERFAPQIRQTVALYLAFFPKLGIDPMRARQIGEASLASLEAWCPELADEVQAIADGVELPRWQLACLNARTEILATAPASTEGECSTTVHAPAGAQAPRTLQTWDWHDSLAPHGLLMQFATRHGRTVKLFTECGMLAKLGVNGAGLGLHFNILHHASDNDSAGVPVHAIARRLLEEATTVQEAIELARSARVSASTVLTVFTRHDANPRAASIELSPAGIGIVVPRADGWLLHTNHFLDRTLSGGECMPDSSTTRERFAHLNEVVNGMTSADVRERAAAMCGAAGDQAVVCFHPDPSMPDTERWETLLTVGIDTDGCALEYVAGNPHDLARDGFRRF
- a CDS encoding LysR family transcriptional regulator; amino-acid sequence: MDKMTALTMFVATAEHGGFSRAAEQLGKTPSAVTKGVTQLEADLGARLFERTTRRMALTEAGHLYLDAARQALMQLQLAGEEVEQLQHELRGNLRIATSPAFGPAFFTQVCCRFMREHPLVRVEVEMTETDPLDGSYDLSLRDGPTDLPDVIAQPLLENRLVLCASPAYLARRGGDVTLDNYQTHDWLIFRHPLINRHFWWIGRDGERIRVKQPTPRLSSGNYDFLLACLLDGHGLQFAPAWSVARHLAQGDLVEVPTELSRETSAFGPWIHVLFLPHRRHTRKVRVFIQFLREQLQALGLPLAPQGALLPPLDPDAARAAARA